A region of the Gemmatimonadota bacterium genome:
GCCAATCGCGCTGCGCGGTCTGTTGTTGGCGCACCCACATGCATAATAACTTTTGCACGCCCATTCGATTGATCCACAATCGCCAACGCAACCTGCATATTTTCATCATCGTCCAACAACACACTCTCCCCAGTACCCCCCGCGACCCAAAAACCGTGTACACCGGCTTCAATATTAAACTCTACAATTTTGCGAAACACCCCTTCGTTAAACCGTCCGTCCTGTCCCATAGGCGTCGCAATAGCAGGTACTACGCCTTCAAAATCGCCCATTTTAGTCTCCTGTATTATTGCCCCAGCGTGCGAATATCCAACCGCGTAACACTCACATGACCCGCGCGCAAAACCACGCCATCTGTGCCCGCGCGTTCTTCTACCTCTGGCTGATCGATATTGTGATAATAACCGTCTTCTGATGCCTCAAAACACGACGTGTAAAACGTATGCCCGAGCACTGTTGGTATAACGCGCCAGTCATCAGATAGTTCAGCCGGCATATTCACATTCCACGTCACGGAATCAGACAAAAAATCTGTCCGATCATTCAAAAACGCAAATACCCGGTGCAACACCGCGCGACAATTTTCCAACAACGGTTCCCGCACATCGGGCTGCATCGCGCGATGCTCAACCCACTGCCGAAACACAGGTCTGGGCAAAACCTGTGACAATGCCACCCCCGGCAATCCCGCAATATTCGCTTCTAAAGCAGCTCCAACCGTCCCCGAAGAAAGCGCGAAACTCAAACCCGCATTGCTACCCATATTAATACCCGAAATCACCAGATCGGGCTTGTCGCCATCAAACACGTGATAAATGCCAAAATTCGCGCAATCCGCTGGCGTCCCCGAAAAAGCATACGTCTCACACGCAAATCCATCCAACCGTTCCACATGACGCGTGCCAAACCGCGTCATCGCCTTGCCCTTCCAACTCTGCTCTTCGGCGGGCACCACTGCCTTCACATCTCCCATCACCTGAAAATAATCCACTGCAAACAAAAACAGAGGAGAATCCAAACTATCGTCATTCGTCAATAAAATTTTCAAAAATCACACCCCAATCTCCTCAAAGGGATACATCGGCTCACGGCGAAACTCGTATTCAAAACCTCGCATATCCGCCGCTGTTGCGCCGGGGGTATCCACCCGAATCAAAGCAGTACACACCGGCTGATACGCCGCAACAGGTGCATGCACACCCTTGGCCACAACCACCTGAAACGCGGCGGGATCGAGATCGCAACTCGTCATCAACCCCAGACTCACGGGCACCGCGCGCCGCGAAGTCAAACTAATTGTAATACCCGTATCCGTCTCCACAATCGCCGTTGGACCCATATCAAAAGACGTTCGTCCGCCGTGTCGCACCTCAGATTCTCTGTACTTCCCCGCGTGCAAACTGCGCACCCGCACCTCTGCCCTCAAAGGTACACCGTGTAAGTCATCCGTCTTACCACCGATATCCAGCACCACGCGATTTCCAACCCCCGCATCCCTCGCTCGCTCCTGCGATTCCGGATCAAAAATACACACAAAGCCCGTAGTATTTCCCCGCCTGTGCAACTCGTGCAAAATCTCCGTACCATCGCCAGCAGATCCCCCACCCACATTATCGCCCATATCGAGCAAACAAACAGGTCCTTCTTGTCCCACCGCCATATCCACAGCATCGGGAACAGCGATATACTCGCCCACAAACTCCGCACGATGAGCATACAAATAATCCGCCAACCGATTCGCCAGCACCTGTGCCCGGTCCATATCACCATCTGTCACCACCACAAATGCCGCCCCCATCTCCTCCACATCGGCATACGGAAAACCCAGCACAATACTATTCGACAAAACACCTGGTTCTTTCAACATCTCATCTGCCAACTCATACATCGGCAAACACGGCGGCGCAAAAGTCGATTGACGCTCGATATTAATCCCAACAGAAGGAAAAGCACCCGCTTGCGCAAGTTCCACCTCCCCCTTCAACGTTCGCACCATCAGCGCCGCCGCTTCCAATCCGCGCTGTTTCTGATCGAGATGGGGATTCGAGCGATACGCAATCGTCGCATCGCACGCCGCAACCATGCGCGGCGACAAATTGGCATGCGGATCGATCGTACAAATAATCGGCTTTTCGGACCCAACCACCTCGCGCAAACGCGATAACCAGTACCCATCCAGATCCCGGTACTCATCGCCCTCACCCGAATTTGCCCCGTGAGGCGCCACGAGATACCCATCCACATCACCCGCAGACGCCACCTCATTAAACATCAACCGCATCAATTCTTCACACGTCTCTCTGGTAATGCGTCCAGAAGGCGTTGTACCCGCATGAAAAATCGGCAGAGCATCTATGCCTGCCGACTCCAAACCTTCTAAAAACCCACTAACTTCGTGATGTCCACCCGAATAGTGATCATACATCGCCCGACCCGTAAAAATCCCGTCCCGTCGGAACGAATCCATAGTCGTTGGCGTGCTGATAAACGTATTCGACTCGTGCAACAGCGAAATAATGCCCACGCGCATCGAGAATAGTCCTCTCATAGTTCCACAACGAGATACGTCTCCTCCACCGTCACCTCATACGTCTCTGCCACATAAGGACCCTTTACCAATCCCGCCATATCTCCCTCGCCCTCTATCTCTGCGCCCTGTGCAACTTCCACCTCATAGCTGCGCACGCGCACACTGGAAGGATCGACCCACGACTGCCCCGTCTTAATATCGTATTCCCATCCGTGCCATGGACACCGCAAAATTTCACCCTTGCGCGTGTACTCGTATTCGCCCGGCACCCTTGCCGTCACAAAACCCGACACCCGTCCCTTGCACAGCGCGCCCCCCTGATGAGGGCATCGGTTCCTCAAGGCATAAAATTCGCCGTGGACATTAAACACCCCAATCTCCCGCCCTTCCAGTATCACCAGCTTCCGCTCACCCGGCGGGATCTCATCAACAGTTCCGATAATATGTTTTGCCATAACAACCCATTCACAATGAATACAGTGTTTCCCAAGACGATTTCAGTTGTATTTCATCATCATTTGTCACTCGTCCCAAAGAACGAG
Encoded here:
- the surE gene encoding 5'/3'-nucleotidase SurE, whose translation is MKILLTNDDSLDSPLFLFAVDYFQVMGDVKAVVPAEEQSWKGKAMTRFGTRHVERLDGFACETYAFSGTPADCANFGIYHVFDGDKPDLVISGINMGSNAGLSFALSSGTVGAALEANIAGLPGVALSQVLPRPVFRQWVEHRAMQPDVREPLLENCRAVLHRVFAFLNDRTDFLSDSVTWNVNMPAELSDDWRVIPTVLGHTFYTSCFEASEDGYYHNIDQPEVEERAGTDGVVLRAGHVSVTRLDIRTLGQ
- a CDS encoding M81 family metallopeptidase — encoded protein: MRVGIISLLHESNTFISTPTTMDSFRRDGIFTGRAMYDHYSGGHHEVSGFLEGLESAGIDALPIFHAGTTPSGRITRETCEELMRLMFNEVASAGDVDGYLVAPHGANSGEGDEYRDLDGYWLSRLREVVGSEKPIICTIDPHANLSPRMVAACDATIAYRSNPHLDQKQRGLEAAALMVRTLKGEVELAQAGAFPSVGINIERQSTFAPPCLPMYELADEMLKEPGVLSNSIVLGFPYADVEEMGAAFVVVTDGDMDRAQVLANRLADYLYAHRAEFVGEYIAVPDAVDMAVGQEGPVCLLDMGDNVGGGSAGDGTEILHELHRRGNTTGFVCIFDPESQERARDAGVGNRVVLDIGGKTDDLHGVPLRAEVRVRSLHAGKYRESEVRHGGRTSFDMGPTAIVETDTGITISLTSRRAVPVSLGLMTSCDLDPAAFQVVVAKGVHAPVAAYQPVCTALIRVDTPGATAADMRGFEYEFRREPMYPFEEIGV
- a CDS encoding Rieske 2Fe-2S domain-containing protein, which codes for MAKHIIGTVDEIPPGERKLVILEGREIGVFNVHGEFYALRNRCPHQGGALCKGRVSGFVTARVPGEYEYTRKGEILRCPWHGWEYDIKTGQSWVDPSSVRVRSYEVEVAQGAEIEGEGDMAGLVKGPYVAETYEVTVEETYLVVEL